A stretch of the Pseudorasbora parva isolate DD20220531a chromosome 13, ASM2467924v1, whole genome shotgun sequence genome encodes the following:
- the st6galnac5b gene encoding alpha-N-acetylgalactosaminide alpha-2,6-sialyltransferase 5b isoform X2: MKTRTRHGIILIVFLTALTSLLFLYNGSSTNTPEDQMQSDGHQMNVLNRQTSHLEGYSSVIDHKPLRMHCRSCALVTSSGHMTGSDRGSEIDRKECVIRMNDAPTKGYQRDVGQRTSLRVVAHSSMQRVLRNRLELLNSSQGTFFIFWGPGNYMRRDGKGLVYNNLRLMKQVMPKLQVYVISRLKMLHFDELFKKETGKDRKRSNSWLSTGWFTMAIALEVCDGIDVYGMIPPEFCKSPKPSVPYHYYEPAGPDECTMYLSHEQGRHGSHHRFITEKRVFANWARIFNIHFHQPDWRPTSVTKNSTDS, encoded by the exons ATGAAGACGCGAACG CGTCATGGGATCatattgattgtttttttgaCTGCGCTTACAAGCTTATTATTCCTGTACAACGGCAGTTCTACCAACACACCAGAAGATCAGATGCAGTCAGATGGACATCAGATGAACGTTCTAAATCGACAAACATCCCACTTAGAAGGCTACAGCAGTGTCATTGATCATAAG CCTCTTAGGATGCATTGCAGAAGTTGTGCCTTAGTGACCAGCTCTGGTCACATGACAGGAAGTGATCGAGGTTCGGAGATTGATCGCAAGGAGTGCGTCATCCGTATGAACGACGCCCCAACAAAAGGCTACCAGAGGGACGTGGGCCAGCGGACGAGCCTGCGTGTGGTCGCACATTCCAGCATGCAACGTGTGCTACGAAACCGCCTTGAGCTACTCAACTCCAGCCAGGGCACCTTCTTTATCTTCTGGGGGCCCGGAAACTACATGCGACGAGACGGTAAAGGCCTCGTCTACAACAACCTGCGCCTGATGAAGCAGGTGATGCCTAAACTACAGGTGTATGTCATCTCACGGTTGAAGATGTTGCATTTTGATGAGCTTTTTAAGAAGGAAACTGGGAAAGACAG aaaaagGTCCAATTCATGGCTCAGCACGGGTTGGTTCACCATGGCAATCGCTTTAGAGGTTTGTGATGGAATCGACGTCTATGGCATGATTCCTCCTGAGTTCTGCAA GTCCCCCAAGCCCTCAGTGCCGTATCACTACTACGAGCCTGCGGGACCGGATGAATGCACCATGTATCTTTCCCACGAGCAGGGCCGGCACGGCAGTCACCATCGGTTCATCACAGAGAAACGTGTCTTTGCCAACTGGGCACGCATTTTCAACATACACTTCCATCAACCTGACTGGAGACCGACGTCTGTCACAAAGAACAGCACAGACTCCTGA
- the st6galnac5b gene encoding alpha-N-acetylgalactosaminide alpha-2,6-sialyltransferase 5b isoform X1, protein MLHGFRCCHCKIAITDEYGRHGIILIVFLTALTSLLFLYNGSSTNTPEDQMQSDGHQMNVLNRQTSHLEGYSSVIDHKPLRMHCRSCALVTSSGHMTGSDRGSEIDRKECVIRMNDAPTKGYQRDVGQRTSLRVVAHSSMQRVLRNRLELLNSSQGTFFIFWGPGNYMRRDGKGLVYNNLRLMKQVMPKLQVYVISRLKMLHFDELFKKETGKDRKRSNSWLSTGWFTMAIALEVCDGIDVYGMIPPEFCKSPKPSVPYHYYEPAGPDECTMYLSHEQGRHGSHHRFITEKRVFANWARIFNIHFHQPDWRPTSVTKNSTDS, encoded by the exons ATGCTACATGGCTTCCGCTGTTGTCACTGCAAAATCGCAATCACCGATGAATATGGG CGTCATGGGATCatattgattgtttttttgaCTGCGCTTACAAGCTTATTATTCCTGTACAACGGCAGTTCTACCAACACACCAGAAGATCAGATGCAGTCAGATGGACATCAGATGAACGTTCTAAATCGACAAACATCCCACTTAGAAGGCTACAGCAGTGTCATTGATCATAAG CCTCTTAGGATGCATTGCAGAAGTTGTGCCTTAGTGACCAGCTCTGGTCACATGACAGGAAGTGATCGAGGTTCGGAGATTGATCGCAAGGAGTGCGTCATCCGTATGAACGACGCCCCAACAAAAGGCTACCAGAGGGACGTGGGCCAGCGGACGAGCCTGCGTGTGGTCGCACATTCCAGCATGCAACGTGTGCTACGAAACCGCCTTGAGCTACTCAACTCCAGCCAGGGCACCTTCTTTATCTTCTGGGGGCCCGGAAACTACATGCGACGAGACGGTAAAGGCCTCGTCTACAACAACCTGCGCCTGATGAAGCAGGTGATGCCTAAACTACAGGTGTATGTCATCTCACGGTTGAAGATGTTGCATTTTGATGAGCTTTTTAAGAAGGAAACTGGGAAAGACAG aaaaagGTCCAATTCATGGCTCAGCACGGGTTGGTTCACCATGGCAATCGCTTTAGAGGTTTGTGATGGAATCGACGTCTATGGCATGATTCCTCCTGAGTTCTGCAA GTCCCCCAAGCCCTCAGTGCCGTATCACTACTACGAGCCTGCGGGACCGGATGAATGCACCATGTATCTTTCCCACGAGCAGGGCCGGCACGGCAGTCACCATCGGTTCATCACAGAGAAACGTGTCTTTGCCAACTGGGCACGCATTTTCAACATACACTTCCATCAACCTGACTGGAGACCGACGTCTGTCACAAAGAACAGCACAGACTCCTGA
- the si:ch211-150o23.3 gene encoding uncharacterized protein si:ch211-150o23.3 translates to MSRILLGLIMLGFNIAVEDVHAFDDPITRLVNDKTNEQCSGRVEVRHGHQWGTVCQYGWDLEDAAVVCRELNCGFVLDIPSGARFGRAGGEVLWRNVKCSGDEFALDLCERTLNADLCTHSDDAGVECTGKLPVPTLSIQSRFYAYSTGEAVHFKCTAQYTQSVLDFHLYKRGVDTPLVTQRADPRQTTVDLTLSDLEIPHQGSYSCLYRIHSKLGNSPSGNSPHSNFINITVLEIHTPQIWYNTSPEARPGWVTRGHSFNVTCSTQHQYPGGSFQLRLIRPNGTVRHSLPALTPSVTFTFSNAQSNNEGYYCCLYKVQTGERTFISRESQPLPISIREVDPVMSPVVISLLVSGLTFVVATCAILIVAKVYCKRVRKPTELERESRTCVDNTYIALTIK, encoded by the exons ATGTCGAGGATTCTCCTGGGCCTGATAATGCTTg GGTTCAATATTGCTGTTGAAGATGTCCATGCCTTTG ATGACCCGATCACCAGACTTGTGAATGACAAAACGAATGAACAATGTTCGGGCAGAGTGGAGGTGCGCCACGGGCATCAGTGGGGCACCGTGTGCCAGTACGGTTGGGATCTGGAGGATGCTGCAGTGGTTTGCAGAGAGCTCAACTGTGGCTTTGTGTTGGACATCCCAAGTGGAGCTCGTTTCGGACGGGCCGGCGGAGAGGTGCTGTGGAGGAATGTCAAATGCTCGGGTGACGAGTTTGCCCTGGATCTCTGTGAACGTACTCTCAATGCTGATTTGTGTACACACAGTGATGATGCTGGAGTGGAGTGTACAG GAAAACTTCCAGTACCCACCTTGTCAATTCAGTCACGCTTCTATGCCTATTCGACCGGAGAGGCCGTTCACTTCAAATGCACTGCCCAATACACGCAGTCCGTCCTTGACTTCCATCTGTACAAAAGAGGTGTGGACACACCACTAGTGACCCAGCGAGCTGATCCCAGACAAACAACGGTGGATCTGACCCTGTCAGACCTGGAAATCCCCCACCAGGGCAGCTACAGCTGTCTGTACAGGATACACAGCAAACTGGGAAACTCTCCCTCAGGGAATTCTCCACACAGCAACTTCATCAACATCACAGTCT TGGAGATTCACACTCCCCAAATCTGGTACAACACATCTCCCGAGGCCCGGCCAGGTTGGGTCACCCGGGGCCACAGTTTTAATGTCACCTGTTCCACTCAGCATCAGTATCCAGGAGGCTCCTTTCAGCTGCGGCTCATCAGGCCCAACGGGACCGTCCGGCACTCTCTGCCAGCCCTCACTCCCTCTGTAACCTTCACCTTCTCCAATGCCCAGTCCAATAATGAGGGCTACTACTGCTGTCTCTACAAGGTCCAGACTGGAGAGCGCACATTTATCTCGAGGGAGAGTCAGCCTTTACCCATCTCTATTCGAG AAGTTGATCCAGTAATGAGCCCGGTGGTCATTAGTTTGCTGGTATCCGGTCTGACGTTTGTGGTGGCGACATGCGCCATTCTGATTGTTGCCAAAGTGTACTGCAAGAGAGTGAGGAAACCCACTGAACTGGAGCGAGAGAGCAGGACCT gTGTTGACAACACATACATTGCTTTGACAATCAAGTAA